From a single Ignavibacteria bacterium genomic region:
- a CDS encoding DUF59 domain-containing protein, which translates to MTKETVQQLQDKVIDTLKNIYDPEIPVDIWELGLIYHLKFDLEGNLIVQMTLTSPMCPVAESLPVEVETKLKTIPGINNVKIQLIWDPPWDKDMMSEVAKLELGFL; encoded by the coding sequence ATGACAAAAGAAACCGTACAACAACTCCAGGACAAAGTCATAGACACCCTCAAAAACATCTATGACCCCGAAATACCCGTCGACATCTGGGAACTCGGACTCATCTACCACCTCAAATTCGACCTCGAAGGCAACCTCATCGTCCAAATGACACTCACAAGCCCAATGTGCCCCGTAGCCGAATCACTCCCCGTGGAAGTCGAAACCAAACTCAAAACAATCCCCGGAATAAACAATGTCAAAATACAACTCATCTGGGACCCCCCATGGGACAAAGACATGATGAGCGAAGTAGCAAAACTCGAACTCGGATTTTTATAA